One Diospyros lotus cultivar Yz01 chromosome 1, ASM1463336v1, whole genome shotgun sequence genomic window carries:
- the LOC127802479 gene encoding purple acid phosphatase-like, with amino-acid sequence MGFQKFYWYSLLLAVLGFLLLNAVVLCNGGITSGFVRKPEKTVDMFVDSDVFRAPSGYNAPQQVHITQGDHVGKGVIVSWVTMDEAGSSRVLYWTEKSKLKSKAEGLVVTYKFHNYTSGYIHHCAINNLKFNTKYYYEVGIGHTTRTFWFTTPPEVGPDVAYTFGVIGDLGQSYDSNKTLAHYELNPRRGKTVLFVGDLSYADNYPNHDNVRWDTWGRFVERSAAYQPWIWTAGNHEIDFAPEIGEVMPFKPFTHRYHVPYKASDSSTPLWYSIKRASAYIIVLSSYSAYGKYTPQNQWIEAEFPKVNRHETPWLIVLMHAPWYNSYGYHYMEAETMRVMYEPWFVKYKVDVVFSGHVHAYERSERVSNIAYNIVNGICTPRRDKSAPVYITIGDGGNIEGSATDMTEPQPHYSAFREASFGHAIFEIKNRTHAYYTWHRNQDSYAVEADSLWFFNRYWHPVDDSTSTR; translated from the exons ATGGGCTTTCAGAAGTTCTATTGGTACTCTCTTCTTCTTGCTGTATTGGGCTTCTTGTTGTTGAATGCAGTAGTTCTCTGTAATGGAGGGATTACAAGTGGTTTTGTGAGGAAGCCTGAGAAAACTGTTGATATGTTCGTTGACAGTGATGTCTTCCGTGCCCCTTCTGGTTATAATGCTCCTCAACAG GTGCATATAACACAAGGAGATCATGTGGGGAAAGGGGTAATAGTGTCTTGGGTTACCATGGATGAAGCTGGTTCAAGCAGAGTCCTGTATTGGACTGAGAAGAGCAAGCTCAAGAGCAAAGCCGAGGGATTAGTTGTTACCTATAAATTCCACAATTATACTTCTGGTTACATTCATCACTGCGCCATAAACAATTTGAAG TTCAATACAAAGTACTACTATGAAGTAGGGATTGGACACACAACAAGAACTTTCTGGTTTACTACTCCCCCGGAGGTTGGCCCAGATGTCGCATATACATTTGGTGTAATAG GGGATCTTGGCCAGAGTTATGATTCGAACAAGACTCTTGCTCATTATGAATTAAACCCCAGAAGAGGGAAAACGGTGTTGTTTGTTGGGGATCTCTCTTATGCAGATAACTATCCAAACCATGATAATGTTAGGTGGGATACATGGGGAAGGTTCGTTGAGAGAAGTGCTGCCTATCAACCTTGGATATGGACTGCAGGAAATCACGAGATCGATTTTGCCCCTGAAATT GGTGAAGTAATGCCATTTAAGCCTTTTACCCATCGTTACCATGTTCCTTATAAAGCTTCAGACAGTAGCACTCCCCTCTGGTACTCAATTAAGAGAGCTTCAGCGTACATCATTGTCCTGTCTTCATATTCGGCATATG GTAAATACACTCCTCAAAACCAATGGATTGAGGCAGAGTTTCCAAAAGTAAACAGGCACGAGACACCATGGTTAATTGTTCTTATGCATGCCCCGTGGTATAACAGCTATGGCTATCATTACATGGAAGCAGAAACTATGAGAGTGATGTATGAGCCGTGGTTTGTAAAATACAAAGTTGATGTTGTGTTTTCTGGTCACGTTCACGCCTATGAAAGATCG GAACGTGTATCCAACATTGCTTACAACATTGTGAATGGTATCTGCACTCCTAGAAGGGACAAATCTGCCCCTGTATACATAACCATTGGTGATGGTGGAAATATTGAAGGCTCGGCCACTGA CATGACGGAGCCACAGCCACATTATTCAGCTTTCCGTGAGGCCAGTTTTGGTCATGCCATTTTTGAGATTAAGAACCGGACGCATGCTTATTACACATGGCACCGTAATCAGGATAGCTATGCTGTAGAAGCTGATTCTTTATGGTTTTTCAACCGATACTGGCACCCGGTTGATGATTCGACGAGCAcccgatga